The following are from one region of the Halobacteriovorax vibrionivorans genome:
- a CDS encoding sensor histidine kinase has translation MLYLKTLLTFLFIFISSSLHAQVKGDLNIVVLHSYSQENDWTNRIAQGFKSNINSSKYSRVDFFTEYIDSKRFYGDDFDQSLKNLYFNKFKTLSVDLIATTDDYALDFALKYRKEIFNNAPIIFSGINGFDKRKRELYKRDKSFTGILSILDVKKNIELALRLQPNAKKIIFINTKHTPSGRYFKGQFEDGVKPFLSQYEVEYIEDLSFEELYKRCRNFKDDALVFYGGYSRDRLNQHARFRDVISNISRNSTLPVYGFTDFYLNYGLAGGHVVSGFEQGKSMAKMANDYLSGKKVEDIPIIKNPQNPLILDSKLLKKYNIDFKRIPSNARVIYHHGKLYNLYTSYKKEFWLTLLSFIVLLISSGVLYYFSIKQKEFKESLITLNNILEEKVQERTKQLIDQQSKLVNSARLATMGEMASGIAHEINNPLAIIDLTAGRVKQRTKVESNFKQINRINTTVSRISKIIKGLKHLSKDGEKSKKENFLLMESIEDVNSLCQERFKEYDITFNVEVDPELKVYGSLVQIGQMLLNLLNNSFDELISKKDNRWITLKAERVYLRDNKSYVEISITDSGKGIKKEDQSKLMDPFFTTKADKRGAGLGLTVCSNIISNYGGEFFYDAECENTRFVMRLPDLNDQQAVS, from the coding sequence GTGCTATATTTAAAGACTTTACTCACATTTCTTTTCATTTTTATTTCAAGCTCTCTGCATGCTCAAGTCAAAGGAGATCTGAATATTGTCGTTCTCCATTCTTATAGCCAAGAAAATGATTGGACAAATAGAATTGCACAAGGATTTAAGAGTAATATTAATTCTTCAAAGTATAGTAGGGTTGATTTTTTTACCGAGTATATCGATAGTAAGCGCTTTTATGGAGATGATTTTGATCAGTCATTAAAGAACTTATATTTTAATAAGTTTAAAACTCTTAGTGTTGACTTGATTGCGACTACTGATGATTATGCTCTTGATTTTGCCTTAAAGTATCGAAAGGAAATTTTTAATAACGCTCCAATTATCTTTAGTGGTATCAATGGTTTTGATAAGAGAAAGCGTGAGCTTTATAAGAGAGATAAAAGCTTTACAGGGATTCTCTCAATTCTAGATGTTAAAAAGAATATCGAACTTGCTTTAAGACTACAACCAAATGCCAAGAAGATAATCTTTATCAACACAAAGCACACTCCATCAGGTAGATATTTCAAAGGGCAATTTGAAGATGGTGTTAAACCTTTTCTTTCGCAATATGAAGTAGAATATATTGAAGACTTAAGTTTTGAAGAACTATATAAGAGGTGTCGAAATTTTAAAGATGATGCGCTTGTATTCTATGGAGGGTATTCACGTGATCGCCTTAATCAACATGCTCGATTTCGCGATGTCATAAGTAATATAAGTCGTAACTCAACTCTTCCTGTCTATGGCTTCACTGATTTTTACTTAAATTATGGCCTTGCTGGTGGCCATGTTGTAAGTGGTTTTGAGCAAGGTAAGTCTATGGCAAAAATGGCCAATGATTATCTAAGTGGAAAAAAAGTCGAAGATATTCCTATTATTAAAAACCCACAAAACCCTTTGATTCTCGATTCTAAACTTTTAAAGAAATATAATATTGATTTTAAAAGGATCCCATCAAACGCAAGGGTCATTTACCATCACGGGAAGCTTTATAATTTATACACTAGTTATAAGAAAGAATTTTGGTTGACTCTATTGTCATTTATCGTTCTTCTCATTAGTAGTGGCGTACTCTATTATTTTTCTATTAAGCAAAAAGAATTTAAAGAAAGCTTAATTACTCTCAATAATATTCTTGAAGAAAAAGTACAAGAGAGAACAAAACAATTAATTGATCAGCAGTCTAAGCTTGTTAACTCCGCTAGGCTAGCTACAATGGGTGAGATGGCAAGTGGAATCGCACACGAGATTAATAACCCTCTAGCAATTATTGACTTAACTGCTGGTCGAGTAAAACAAAGAACCAAGGTTGAAAGTAACTTCAAGCAAATCAATAGAATAAATACAACTGTATCTCGTATATCTAAAATTATAAAAGGTTTAAAACACTTATCTAAAGACGGTGAAAAGTCTAAGAAAGAAAACTTCTTATTAATGGAATCGATTGAAGATGTTAACTCTCTTTGCCAAGAAAGGTTTAAGGAATATGATATCACTTTCAATGTGGAGGTTGATCCAGAGCTTAAGGTTTATGGCTCACTTGTTCAAATTGGGCAGATGCTCTTAAACCTGCTTAATAATTCTTTTGATGAGCTAATATCAAAAAAAGACAATCGATGGATTACACTTAAAGCTGAAAGAGTTTATCTAAGAGATAATAAGAGTTATGTTGAGATTTCAATTACTGATTCCGGTAAAGGAATAAAGAAAGAGGATCAATCAAAGTTGATGGACCCATTCTTTACGACAAAAGCAGATAAGAGGGGGGCCGGCCTAGGTCTTACTGTCTGTTCTAATATTATTTCTAATTATGGGGGAGAGTTCTTCTATGATGCAGAATGTGAAAATACTCGCTTTGTTATGCGCCTGCCAGACTTAAATGACCAGCAGGCCGTTTCTTAA
- a CDS encoding sensor histidine kinase yields MDTKRRSSQEYLKSLEDFYKQKYQKTKINLIITTDDNAFHFAMKNRSSIFRNAPVVFTGLNGVNDKRFDEYEKVGGYTGVVESFEIIKMVKTGLKIHPKAKKIYILNSIHENSGLYLKQEFKKAFEEFKPSQEIVYLEDYAIQDLYKKLGELDENSFILFGAFSRDKNGTFLNFEKSLESMSGYAGIPIYGFLKYYLPHGLTGGYFVSSEVYGEQAAILANHIIAGRNVDELPIVLKAPAPILFDYQKIVKYNIDISKLPENAQIINQKNKLQKFYQEYTIEFWIILFSFISLISSVFILSYYFNQQKNHKKAVLRINEELEKRVEDRTKQLIEQQSKLINSAKLASIGEMASGIAHEINNPLTIIDLSAHRLKQNADNETVEKSAQKIKDTVQRITKIIQGLKQLAKEDDSLSPELVNIREAIDDVISICQARFKDNEIDFKVNIANDLKVTGGAVQISQVILNLLNNAFDELVESEGKRWIKLEGKRDNDMVEISVTDSGDGIPQEIRERIMEPFFTTKVDKKGTGLGLSICKNIIEHHRGRLFVDTSSSNTRFVIQIPSIS; encoded by the coding sequence ATGGATACAAAAAGGCGCTCTTCACAGGAGTACCTAAAAAGCTTGGAAGATTTTTATAAACAAAAATATCAAAAGACTAAGATTAATTTAATTATTACTACTGATGATAATGCATTTCATTTTGCTATGAAGAATCGAAGCTCAATATTTAGAAATGCACCTGTCGTATTTACCGGCCTAAATGGAGTCAATGATAAGAGATTTGATGAATATGAGAAAGTAGGTGGCTACACTGGTGTTGTCGAATCATTTGAGATTATAAAAATGGTAAAAACAGGCCTAAAGATTCATCCTAAAGCTAAAAAGATCTATATTCTAAACTCTATACATGAAAATTCAGGTCTCTATTTAAAACAAGAATTTAAAAAAGCTTTTGAAGAGTTTAAGCCTTCACAGGAAATCGTTTATCTTGAAGATTATGCAATACAAGACTTATATAAGAAGCTTGGTGAACTAGATGAAAATTCTTTTATTTTGTTTGGAGCATTCTCACGTGATAAGAATGGTACTTTTCTAAACTTTGAAAAAAGCTTAGAAAGTATGAGTGGTTACGCAGGAATTCCAATTTATGGTTTTTTGAAATACTATTTACCTCATGGATTAACTGGAGGCTACTTTGTAAGTAGCGAGGTTTATGGAGAGCAAGCTGCAATTTTGGCCAATCATATTATAGCGGGTCGCAATGTCGATGAATTGCCTATCGTTTTAAAGGCTCCTGCCCCAATCCTCTTTGATTATCAAAAAATAGTTAAATACAATATTGATATTTCTAAGCTTCCTGAGAATGCACAAATCATTAACCAGAAGAATAAACTTCAAAAATTTTATCAAGAATATACAATTGAGTTTTGGATTATTCTCTTTTCATTTATAAGTTTAATCTCAAGTGTTTTTATTCTTTCATATTATTTTAATCAGCAAAAAAATCATAAGAAAGCAGTTCTGCGTATTAATGAAGAATTAGAAAAAAGAGTTGAGGATAGAACAAAGCAGCTTATTGAGCAGCAATCCAAACTTATTAACTCTGCAAAACTAGCTTCTATTGGTGAAATGGCAAGTGGAATAGCTCATGAGATCAATAACCCTCTTACTATTATTGATCTATCGGCCCACCGTTTGAAACAGAATGCAGATAATGAAACAGTTGAAAAGTCGGCCCAGAAAATTAAAGATACAGTTCAGAGAATTACAAAGATAATTCAAGGACTAAAGCAATTAGCAAAAGAAGATGATTCGCTTTCTCCTGAGCTCGTAAATATACGTGAGGCCATTGATGATGTTATCTCAATCTGTCAGGCAAGATTCAAAGATAATGAAATTGATTTCAAGGTAAATATCGCAAATGATCTTAAGGTTACTGGCGGCGCTGTTCAGATATCTCAAGTAATTCTAAACCTTTTAAATAATGCCTTTGATGAATTGGTAGAAAGTGAAGGGAAGCGTTGGATTAAATTAGAGGGGAAAAGAGATAATGACATGGTGGAAATCTCAGTAACTGACTCCGGAGATGGTATTCCTCAAGAGATACGTGAGCGCATAATGGAGCCGTTTTTTACAACGAAAGTTGATAAGAAGGGGACTGGTTTAGGCTTAAGTATTTGTAAGAATATTATCGAGCATCACCGCGGGCGTCTATTTGTTGATACATCATCCTCTAATACGAGATTTGTGATTCAAATACCTTCTATCTCCTAG
- a CDS encoding motility associated factor glycosyltransferase family protein — MTHDEFLLKIKECDTLQIIGPMLSDTSILNSELASIYVDGGLNYYRPSKIASLSIGDNDSNISDFNIDIRLNPEKDLSDLDAALELIPNNITNLYFFGFSGGRADHQLFNLGSIHHFLKDSKNRRICYIDRNIQVISAGHHIIKQDGPFSIISLEKQKIKIYGECKYKLRDWTSVEALSSLTLSNIGNGEVHLESELPLFIYLD, encoded by the coding sequence ATGACTCATGATGAATTCTTATTAAAGATTAAAGAGTGCGACACACTGCAAATAATTGGCCCTATGCTGAGCGATACTTCAATTTTAAATAGTGAGCTAGCTTCTATTTATGTTGATGGTGGCCTAAACTACTACCGGCCATCTAAAATAGCCTCTCTTTCTATTGGTGATAATGATTCAAATATAAGTGATTTTAATATTGATATAAGACTTAATCCTGAAAAAGACTTATCTGACCTTGATGCCGCCCTAGAGCTTATTCCCAATAATATTACAAATTTGTACTTCTTTGGCTTTAGTGGCGGAAGAGCCGATCACCAACTCTTTAATTTAGGCTCTATTCATCATTTTTTAAAAGATAGTAAAAATCGACGTATTTGTTATATCGATAGGAATATTCAAGTTATATCAGCTGGACATCATATTATAAAACAAGACGGGCCCTTTTCAATTATTAGCCTAGAAAAGCAAAAAATTAAAATTTATGGTGAGTGTAAATATAAATTACGAGATTGGACCAGTGTTGAAGCGCTAAGTAGCCTTACTCTTTCAAATATTGGAAATGGAGAAGTCCACTTAGAAAGTGAACTCCCCCTTTTCATCTACCTTGATTAG